A genomic segment from Amygdalobacter nucleatus encodes:
- a CDS encoding thioredoxin family protein, whose protein sequence is MRRVLSLISSVILTASLLVACQKVEPEVANYREQVKQFEALDLNSLKTKIKGEEQILVYVGRENCPYCVKLVPELLNMKDKLNLKFYYLNVIKTNDEMDKFFDDNKLEYVPSLLYCGKGEVNNIPLDYDYVKKHGSYNTEELTEQLKTITLVEKTSETKTAKTESTKTEATKNEPASSKTAETK, encoded by the coding sequence ATGCGCAGAGTATTAAGTTTGATTAGTTCAGTTATTTTAACAGCTAGCTTATTGGTCGCATGTCAAAAAGTGGAGCCAGAGGTGGCGAATTATCGGGAACAAGTGAAGCAATTTGAAGCACTTGATTTAAACAGCCTAAAAACAAAAATTAAGGGTGAAGAGCAGATTTTAGTCTATGTTGGCCGTGAAAATTGCCCTTATTGTGTCAAATTGGTGCCCGAACTTTTGAACATGAAAGATAAACTAAATCTAAAATTTTACTATTTAAATGTTATTAAGACAAATGATGAGATGGATAAATTCTTTGACGATAACAAGTTAGAGTATGTTCCAAGTTTGCTTTATTGTGGTAAAGGTGAGGTCAACAACATTCCTTTGGACTATGACTATGTCAAAAAGCATGGTAGTTACAATACAGAAGAATTGACGGAGCAATTAAAAACAATTACTTTAGTCGAAAAAACTTCTGAAACTAAAACTGCTAAAACTGAATCCACCAAGACGGAAGCTACTAAAAATGAGCCAGCTAGCTCAAAAACAGCCGAAACAAAGTAG
- the oppC gene encoding oligopeptide ABC transporter permease OppC translates to MTEQKNLENKFKFVKVDDSISEKIAAPEYSYWKSVFRKFFSSKLAIFMSLIVIAIILTSIIHPMISHYDHLDQRYINDRSMHFITPNSKYLFGTDDVGRDCFAMLWAGARTSLFIAFSATIITNVIGVIVGMFWGFSKRVDKVMIQVYNVISNVPFTLIVMVIAFVAGAGIPQLIFALSVTSWIGVAYFIRVQVMIIRDREYNLASRTLGSSTTKIVMHNILPYLVSVLVTSLSRDIPSFISYEVFLSFIGVGLTQAEASLGRIVQEHSLYMQSAPYLFLIPVCLTALISVSLYIVGQTLADASDPRNHMV, encoded by the coding sequence ATGACTGAGCAAAAGAATTTAGAGAATAAATTTAAATTTGTCAAAGTCGATGATTCGATTTCTGAAAAGATTGCTGCTCCGGAATATTCTTATTGGAAGAGTGTTTTCCGTAAGTTCTTTTCTTCCAAGTTAGCTATTTTCATGTCGCTTATTGTTATTGCGATTATCTTGACGTCAATCATTCATCCAATGATTTCACACTATGATCATTTGGATCAACGTTACATTAATGACCGTAGCATGCACTTCATTACACCTAATTCCAAATATTTGTTTGGTACAGATGATGTCGGCCGTGATTGTTTCGCTATGCTTTGGGCCGGTGCTAGAACGAGCTTGTTCATCGCTTTTAGTGCAACGATTATTACGAACGTTATCGGTGTTATCGTTGGTATGTTCTGGGGCTTCTCCAAGCGAGTTGATAAAGTGATGATTCAGGTTTACAACGTTATTTCAAACGTGCCATTTACCTTGATCGTCATGGTTATCGCATTCGTAGCTGGTGCTGGTATTCCACAGTTAATATTTGCCTTGTCTGTTACATCTTGGATTGGTGTTGCTTACTTCATTCGTGTGCAGGTTATGATAATTCGTGACCGTGAGTACAACTTAGCATCAAGAACATTAGGTTCTTCCACGACAAAGATTGTTATGCATAACATCTTGCCTTATCTGGTCTCTGTATTGGTAACATCTCTTTCCCGTGATATACCTTCCTTCATCTCATATGAAGTTTTCTTGAGCTTTATCGGTGTTGGTCTTACCCAAGCTGAGGCTTCATTAGGCCGTATTGTGCAAGAACATTCACTGTACATGCAATCTGCACCATATTTGTTCTTGATCCCAGTTTGTTTGACAGCTTTGATTTCAGTTTCTCTGTACATAGTTGGTCAGACATTGGCTGACGCCAGTGATCCACGTAACCACATGGTGTAA
- a CDS encoding ABC transporter substrate-binding protein, with protein sequence MKKLLASLMVVTLTLTACSTGSGDKGATNSNFKTDSLVVSQDFELQKLDYVVSDKNSDATFAGNCINTLLENDRIGKLVPSLAKEWSSNDDKTVWTFKLREGVKWYTNTGEEYPKELTSADFVTSLRHSADFKSNMSWLLKGLIKGYEEYCNSKLTDEDWAKVGIKTADEHTVVYELEKPTPYFDTMTSYLIFAPIQKEFLESKGEGCKLGSPDPKKCDFGTSAVDSILYCGPYLLSKHQAKSEIELVKNENYWDKDNVSLKTIKYVYTDGSDQYEGVRGFESGIYPQANLIASWKDYDVYLEKYKKYAYLSDPNASCFGTIFNMNRKKFEHTNYAQDKTLRENTRKAVLNENFRKAYRAAFDAVAWLGSNAPEVVAKAQIRNINNFPEAGTSKNGTYFELVEQAYEKLTGKHVNLADGQYPWLSKEEALKYIEAAKKDGIVFPIHLDIPVADTRKDLVNKANSIAQSVKENTDGQIIVEPVLMDRDTLSNVAFQLGTPEEADYDISTFSGWGPDYADPKSFCDTYSAKTGNYLKNMGLGEGDKDMEIKKQVGMLEYTKLIEEADKIVADKDARYEAYAKADAFLIDKVFYLPNSQQTRGLVVSKYVPYQRVFSPYGISNVSWKGAKLQQSPVTAEEHMKAFEEWSKERSEAAK encoded by the coding sequence ATGAAGAAACTATTAGCATCACTCATGGTCGTCACATTGACTTTGACAGCTTGCTCAACAGGCAGTGGCGATAAGGGAGCTACAAACAGCAACTTCAAGACAGATTCATTGGTCGTTTCTCAAGACTTTGAATTGCAGAAGCTTGACTATGTGGTAAGTGACAAGAACTCAGATGCAACATTTGCAGGTAACTGTATCAATACCTTATTGGAGAACGATCGAATTGGTAAATTGGTTCCATCTTTAGCTAAGGAATGGTCATCCAATGATGATAAGACCGTTTGGACATTTAAACTTCGTGAAGGTGTTAAGTGGTACACAAATACAGGTGAAGAGTATCCTAAGGAATTAACATCAGCTGACTTTGTCACAAGCTTACGTCACAGTGCTGATTTCAAGTCTAACATGAGCTGGTTACTCAAAGGCTTAATTAAGGGCTATGAAGAGTATTGCAACAGCAAATTAACAGACGAAGATTGGGCAAAGGTTGGTATTAAGACAGCAGATGAGCATACAGTTGTTTATGAATTAGAGAAGCCAACTCCATACTTCGACACAATGACATCATATTTAATTTTTGCTCCTATTCAAAAAGAATTCTTGGAGTCAAAGGGTGAAGGTTGTAAGTTGGGTAGCCCAGATCCTAAGAAGTGCGACTTCGGTACATCCGCTGTTGATTCAATTTTGTACTGTGGACCATATCTTTTATCTAAACATCAGGCTAAGTCAGAAATTGAACTTGTAAAGAATGAAAACTATTGGGATAAGGACAACGTTTCATTAAAGACTATTAAATATGTTTATACTGATGGTTCTGACCAATATGAAGGTGTCAGAGGTTTTGAGTCTGGTATCTATCCGCAAGCTAATTTGATAGCTTCTTGGAAAGACTATGATGTTTATCTAGAGAAGTATAAGAAGTACGCTTACTTGTCAGATCCTAACGCTAGTTGCTTTGGTACAATCTTTAACATGAACCGTAAGAAGTTCGAACATACTAACTATGCTCAAGACAAGACATTGCGTGAGAACACACGTAAGGCTGTTTTGAATGAGAACTTCCGTAAAGCTTACCGTGCAGCATTTGATGCAGTCGCATGGTTAGGTAGTAACGCACCTGAGGTTGTTGCTAAGGCTCAGATCCGTAACATCAACAACTTCCCAGAAGCAGGTACAAGTAAGAACGGTACATACTTCGAGTTGGTTGAACAAGCATACGAAAAATTAACTGGTAAGCACGTTAATTTGGCTGATGGTCAGTATCCATGGTTGAGCAAGGAAGAGGCTTTGAAGTATATTGAAGCTGCTAAGAAAGACGGTATTGTCTTCCCAATCCACTTGGATATTCCAGTAGCTGATACACGTAAGGACTTAGTCAATAAGGCTAACTCAATTGCTCAATCTGTTAAGGAAAACACTGATGGTCAGATCATTGTTGAACCTGTGTTAATGGATAGAGATACCTTGTCCAACGTTGCATTCCAATTGGGTACACCAGAGGAAGCAGATTATGATATTTCTACATTCTCCGGTTGGGGTCCTGACTATGCTGATCCTAAGTCATTCTGCGATACATACAGTGCTAAGACAGGCAATTACTTGAAGAACATGGGCCTTGGTGAGGGAGATAAGGACATGGAAATCAAGAAGCAAGTTGGTATGCTTGAGTATACTAAGTTGATTGAAGAGGCTGATAAGATCGTAGCTGATAAAGATGCTCGTTATGAGGCGTATGCTAAGGCTGATGCATTCTTGATCGATAAGGTATTCTACTTACCTAACTCACAACAGACTCGTGGTTTGGTTGTATCTAAATATGTACCTTATCAACGAGTATTCTCTCCATATGGTATTTCTAACGTTAGCTGGAAGGGTGCTAAGCTCCAACAATCTCCAGTTACAGCTGAAGAACATATGAAAGCATTTGAAGAATGGTCTAAAGAGCGTAGCGAAGCTGCCAAATAA
- a CDS encoding ATP-binding cassette domain-containing protein, producing MSETNGEREVLLDVKHLEVTFTNNKKRFRAVKDCNFQIYRGETFSLVGESGSGKTTIGRAIIGLNETSDGDIIYKGQKINGKLSKQDRHRLVREIQMIYQDPAASLNERATIDYCVAEGLDNFKLYKDKEERSRKVDEALKTVGLLPEHKSRYPHEFSGGQRQRVGIARAMVMEPDFIIADEPISALDVSIRAQILNFMNKFKREKGLTYLFIAHDLSVVRYFSDRIAVIFKGRIVEIAPTEELFAYPLHPYTRSLLQSVPMPDPRIEKSKELVVYDEEGRDFSGEKPKLRHIRENHLVFANDREMAEYEVKLQAMEKERQK from the coding sequence GTGAGCGAGACTAATGGCGAGAGAGAAGTATTATTAGATGTTAAACATCTTGAAGTTACTTTCACTAACAATAAAAAAAGATTTAGAGCTGTTAAAGACTGTAATTTCCAAATTTACCGTGGCGAGACGTTTTCCTTGGTTGGTGAGTCAGGCTCTGGTAAGACGACAATTGGCCGAGCAATCATTGGTCTAAATGAAACTTCAGATGGCGATATTATCTACAAGGGTCAAAAAATCAATGGTAAGTTGTCAAAGCAAGATAGACATAGACTTGTGCGTGAAATTCAGATGATTTATCAAGATCCAGCAGCTTCATTGAATGAGCGTGCGACAATCGACTACTGTGTTGCTGAGGGCTTGGATAACTTCAAGCTTTACAAAGACAAGGAGGAGCGTAGCCGTAAGGTTGATGAAGCACTTAAAACTGTTGGCTTGTTACCTGAACATAAGTCACGTTATCCACATGAATTTTCAGGTGGTCAAAGACAGCGTGTTGGTATTGCCCGTGCGATGGTTATGGAACCTGATTTCATCATTGCCGATGAGCCAATTTCAGCCTTGGACGTTTCAATTCGTGCTCAGATTTTGAACTTTATGAACAAGTTCAAGCGCGAGAAAGGCTTGACCTATCTCTTTATCGCCCATGACTTATCAGTTGTGCGTTACTTCAGTGATCGGATTGCGGTTATTTTCAAGGGCAGAATTGTTGAGATTGCACCAACTGAAGAATTGTTTGCATATCCTTTACATCCATACACACGTTCACTTTTGCAATCTGTGCCAATGCCTGATCCAAGAATTGAGAAGTCCAAAGAGCTTGTTGTGTATGATGAAGAGGGACGTGACTTTTCTGGTGAGAAACCTAAGTTACGGCATATTAGAGAGAATCATTTAGTGTTTGCTAATGATCGTGAGATGGCTGAGTATGAAGTGAAATTACAAGCCATGGAGAAGGAACGGCAAAAATAA
- a CDS encoding ABC transporter permease, whose translation MKKYILTRLLKSIVAVFVVVAIVVTMVYTLIPRSNIFAKDTVITKLTGNQLYLYKMNVLKELGYQTMYTQAEMCSIKSKNFEECKKAGSEESKRVIAEFAKEGYTIHELDYADSMQGQVVAYREYRAYELILRYLSKLIVVDNIYKVNDPNNKDLKRSYSLGGNAGNWGLICSGCEYKYQLYFNKQFPFIHQNIIRLNFGKSYPSFSGIDTLEVISTRQGKNKPFKQVLPSGKEMSSPILQDTCRYKYTLDELDKAKFSDNYADCRLAYDSPSMIETSYIFGVLALILAYLIAIPAGISMARNKGKLQDKIGIVYINLLIAIPSLAFIFLMKFFGHKLGLPDLFPQLGFGNIKSYIMPIVILALMMTPGIMMWLRRYMIDQSNSDYVKFAKSKGLSKKEIFRNHILKNAIIPFVNGLPSSVILAISGAVITESVFSIPGMGKMLPDAITAANNNMIITLTFIFTSLSIFSVMLGDVLMTIVDPRISLDTKKGE comes from the coding sequence ATGAAGAAGTATATTTTAACAAGATTGCTCAAATCCATTGTTGCAGTTTTTGTGGTTGTAGCAATTGTTGTTACCATGGTTTATACCTTGATACCTAGATCTAACATCTTTGCTAAAGATACGGTTATTACTAAGTTGACAGGTAACCAATTGTATCTTTATAAGATGAATGTCTTAAAAGAACTAGGTTATCAGACTATGTATACACAAGCTGAGATGTGTTCGATTAAATCGAAGAACTTCGAAGAATGTAAAAAAGCTGGTAGTGAAGAGTCTAAACGTGTAATTGCAGAATTTGCAAAGGAAGGTTATACAATTCATGAACTTGACTATGCTGATTCTATGCAAGGACAAGTCGTAGCATACCGCGAATATCGCGCCTATGAACTTATTTTGCGTTACTTAAGTAAATTAATCGTAGTTGACAACATATATAAAGTTAATGATCCAAATAACAAGGACTTGAAACGTTCTTATAGTTTGGGTGGTAATGCTGGCAACTGGGGTTTAATTTGTTCTGGTTGTGAATACAAGTATCAGTTATACTTCAACAAGCAATTCCCATTTATTCATCAAAATATTATTCGTTTAAATTTTGGTAAGTCATATCCAAGCTTCTCTGGTATTGATACATTAGAAGTTATCAGTACACGTCAAGGCAAGAACAAGCCATTCAAGCAAGTTTTGCCTTCAGGCAAGGAGATGAGCAGCCCAATTTTGCAAGATACATGCCGTTACAAATACACTCTAGATGAGCTTGACAAGGCTAAGTTTAGTGATAACTATGCAGATTGCAGATTGGCCTACGATTCACCATCTATGATTGAAACATCATACATTTTTGGTGTTTTGGCACTGATTTTGGCTTACTTGATTGCTATTCCTGCTGGTATTTCCATGGCGCGCAACAAAGGCAAGTTACAGGATAAGATTGGTATTGTTTATATCAACCTACTGATTGCAATTCCGTCCTTGGCCTTTATTTTCTTGATGAAATTTTTTGGCCACAAGTTAGGATTACCTGATTTGTTCCCACAACTTGGTTTTGGTAACATAAAATCTTATATCATGCCTATTGTCATTTTGGCTTTGATGATGACGCCAGGTATCATGATGTGGTTGAGACGTTATATGATCGATCAGTCTAATTCTGATTATGTCAAATTTGCTAAATCTAAGGGCTTGTCAAAGAAGGAGATTTTCCGTAACCATATTTTGAAGAATGCGATTATTCCATTCGTCAATGGCTTGCCAAGTTCAGTTATCTTAGCTATTTCTGGTGCTGTTATCACTGAGAGCGTTTTCTCAATTCCTGGCATGGGTAAGATGTTACCAGATGCTATTACAGCCGCTAATAACAATATGATCATTACCTTGACATTTATATTTACTTCGTTGTCAATTTTCTCTGTTATGCTTGGTGATGTTTTGATGACCATTGTTGACCCAAGAATTTCGCTTGATACGAAGAAAGGAGAATAA
- a CDS encoding ABC transporter ATP-binding protein codes for MSEKNIILSVKDLEVKFRVRDRVLTAIRNISFDFEEGKVVAIVGESGSGKSVFTKTFTGMLDINGMISKGSIIFEGEDIAKLKKDAEWEKIRGKKIATIFQDPMTSLNPVRTIGYQISEVIIKHQNKTPAEAKKLAIELMQRVGIKNAEKRYDEYPFMYSGGMRQRIVIAIALACRPRILICDEPTTALDVTIQAQIIALIKDLAEEYKFTTIYITHDLGVVANVADTVAVMYAGQLVEYGTVEEVFYDSRHPYTWGLLSSLPQLGEKEDELFAIKGTPPSLFNKIKGDAFAPRSNYAMEIDFEEEPPMFQVSETHFAKTWLLDERAPKVEKPELIRNLHEKMVNLTSKGGVYSERD; via the coding sequence ATGAGCGAAAAAAATATTATTTTGTCAGTTAAAGATTTGGAAGTTAAATTCAGAGTTCGTGACCGCGTATTGACAGCTATCCGTAATATCTCCTTTGATTTTGAAGAAGGTAAAGTCGTAGCTATCGTTGGTGAATCTGGTTCCGGTAAGTCCGTTTTCACCAAAACATTCACCGGTATGCTTGACATCAACGGTATGATTTCCAAAGGTTCAATCATCTTTGAGGGTGAGGACATTGCTAAGCTAAAGAAGGATGCTGAATGGGAGAAAATTAGAGGTAAGAAAATTGCCACGATTTTCCAAGATCCAATGACATCATTGAACCCAGTTAGAACTATTGGCTACCAAATTTCAGAAGTTATCATTAAGCATCAGAACAAGACTCCAGCTGAAGCTAAAAAGTTGGCAATTGAGTTGATGCAGCGTGTTGGTATCAAGAATGCTGAGAAGCGTTATGATGAATATCCGTTCATGTATTCTGGTGGTATGCGTCAGAGAATTGTTATTGCAATTGCACTAGCTTGCCGTCCACGTATTTTGATTTGTGATGAACCAACAACTGCTTTGGATGTTACAATTCAAGCTCAGATTATCGCTTTGATTAAGGATTTGGCAGAGGAATACAAGTTCACAACTATTTACATTACACATGACTTGGGTGTTGTTGCTAACGTTGCTGATACAGTTGCTGTTATGTATGCTGGTCAGTTGGTTGAATATGGTACGGTTGAGGAAGTCTTCTATGATTCACGTCATCCATATACATGGGGCCTCTTATCTTCATTGCCACAGTTAGGCGAAAAGGAAGATGAACTCTTTGCTATCAAAGGTACACCTCCTTCATTGTTCAACAAGATTAAAGGTGATGCATTTGCCCCACGTAGTAATTATGCGATGGAGATTGACTTTGAAGAGGAACCACCTATGTTCCAAGTCTCAGAAACGCACTTTGCTAAGACTTGGCTCCTAGATGAGCGAGCACCAAAGGTGGAAAAGCCAGAATTAATTCGTAATTTACATGAGAAAATGGTGAATCTGACATCAAAAGGAGGCGTTTACAGTGAGCGAGACTAA
- a CDS encoding YitT family protein, with the protein MDNFNRDCRLCASDADQVVAKIKENLNEKKPAYSSLRSKYAKDGEKAGHKLSFNSFLNYLRGQGVKINEPDKAKKRKELIKDYALINLGTLIMTIGVCFFKFPNNFAMGGVTGFSVVFAKLVPSISAEATTIVLNLLFLAIGYIFLGRSFGFRTTYSTLLMNILIVIYKKYFYLQHPLTNQPLLELSFAVLLPSIGGSLLFYANGSSGGTDVLAMLLKRYSSINIGSALVYSDFFITFSSFLVFDIQTVLLSILGMLARGSVIDTVMNQLTLSKYFIIVTTKPGIIGDYITLVMHRGATRMKAEGYFTGQEQSVFICAVSPYQAGSMMRQIRKLDEHAFILLTSTNEILGKGFKENIH; encoded by the coding sequence GTGGATAATTTCAATCGTGATTGTCGCTTATGTGCGAGCGATGCTGATCAAGTCGTTGCTAAGATCAAAGAGAACCTAAACGAGAAAAAACCAGCTTACAGCAGTTTACGCTCGAAGTACGCTAAAGATGGCGAAAAAGCTGGGCATAAATTATCGTTCAATAGTTTCTTAAATTACTTACGTGGTCAGGGCGTGAAAATTAACGAACCTGATAAAGCTAAAAAGCGTAAAGAGTTAATCAAAGATTATGCCTTAATCAATCTCGGCACTTTGATTATGACCATTGGCGTTTGTTTCTTTAAGTTCCCGAACAATTTTGCTATGGGCGGTGTGACTGGTTTTTCAGTTGTGTTTGCCAAATTAGTGCCTAGTATTTCAGCTGAGGCGACGACAATTGTGTTGAATTTGCTCTTCTTAGCTATCGGTTATATTTTCCTTGGCCGCAGCTTTGGCTTCCGCACAACTTATTCAACTTTGCTTATGAATATACTTATTGTTATCTACAAGAAGTATTTTTATTTGCAACATCCACTGACTAACCAACCGTTATTGGAATTAAGCTTTGCAGTGCTTTTACCTTCAATTGGTGGCTCACTGTTGTTTTATGCTAATGGCTCGTCTGGTGGCACTGACGTTTTAGCTATGCTTTTGAAACGCTACAGCAGCATTAATATTGGTAGTGCCTTAGTTTATTCTGACTTCTTCATCACTTTTAGCTCATTCTTAGTCTTTGATATTCAGACAGTTCTCTTGTCAATTTTGGGTATGTTGGCACGGGGCTCAGTTATCGATACAGTTATGAATCAGTTGACCTTGTCCAAATACTTCATCATCGTGACTACTAAACCAGGTATTATCGGCGACTATATTACGTTAGTTATGCATCGTGGTGCTACGCGTATGAAAGCTGAAGGCTACTTTACTGGCCAGGAGCAGTCAGTATTTATTTGTGCTGTAAGTCCTTATCAAGCTGGGTCGATGATGCGGCAGATTCGTAAACTCGATGAGCATGCATTCATTTTGTTGACATCAACCAATGAGATTTTGGGTAAAGGCTTTAAGGAAAATATCCATTAA
- the glgB gene encoding 1,4-alpha-glucan branching protein GlgB, translated as MDQAYLFNIGENFESYNFLGAHKSRENDQDGYNFRVWAPNAQQVTVFGSFNGWNKFEYFMHKDWATGIFSLFIPNLAPWTRYKYCVQQQNGNWVDKSDPFGFHFEERPGTATILSGEDDYQWNDADFCKNRKDALAAQPLNIYELNIGSWMKHWDGNFYSYRDLAQRLPEYVQEMGYNAVEFMPVTEYPLDASWGYQVTGYFAATSRYGTPNDLKYLVDCLHQKGIKVIFDWVPAHFPKNEVGLARFDGTPQFEYADALKGEQPSWGTYIFDFAKREVHSFLISSANFWIKEFHGDGIRVDAVSAMLYLDFDKPNGSVRNIYGGNENLEAIEFLRRVNSILRDRYPYCLLIAEESTAYPGITKSAQEGGLGFTHKWNMGWMHDTLDYYSLDYLYRVYHYHMLTFSLTYAFSENFVLPFSHDEVVHGKKSILGRQQGDLWRQMASVRSLYAWQIGHPGAKLNFMGYELGQFAEWNFNEQLDWHLLQYEHHAKLHNYIRCLNHIYLNEPALWTKEHDWSGFKWLQVNDAKNSVYAYARFANKKEDTLVFIFNNTPAVLEHYKLELPYYGQYDVILNSDDSEWFGSQNLDDFKSLQTSTLTEDIAAKDYAQTKKEFDKKLAKFSKEHAKMQKSLATLKEEYLELLHEQANYGRLLPMSLDEVKNLHYPELKYYNLPDLAMSELQELTAPYASTELTLPPLSVLILKYKGEAKTD; from the coding sequence ATGGATCAAGCTTATTTGTTTAATATTGGGGAAAACTTTGAAAGTTACAATTTCCTAGGTGCACATAAGAGCCGTGAGAATGACCAGGATGGTTATAATTTTCGCGTGTGGGCACCTAATGCACAACAAGTTACAGTTTTTGGCTCGTTTAATGGTTGGAACAAATTTGAATATTTCATGCACAAAGATTGGGCAACTGGGATTTTCTCTTTGTTTATTCCTAATCTAGCTCCTTGGACACGATATAAATATTGTGTGCAACAACAGAATGGCAATTGGGTTGACAAGAGTGACCCATTTGGATTCCATTTTGAAGAGAGACCTGGCACGGCTACGATTTTATCTGGTGAAGATGATTATCAGTGGAATGACGCTGATTTTTGTAAGAATCGTAAGGACGCTTTGGCCGCTCAACCTTTGAACATTTATGAACTTAATATCGGTAGTTGGATGAAGCACTGGGATGGCAATTTTTATAGCTATCGTGATTTAGCACAGCGTTTACCTGAGTATGTGCAAGAGATGGGCTACAATGCAGTTGAGTTCATGCCTGTTACGGAATATCCATTGGATGCTTCTTGGGGCTATCAAGTAACTGGCTATTTTGCTGCTACATCTCGTTACGGTACACCGAATGACTTGAAGTATTTGGTTGATTGCCTGCACCAAAAGGGCATTAAAGTTATCTTTGACTGGGTGCCAGCACATTTCCCTAAGAATGAAGTAGGCTTAGCGCGCTTTGATGGTACACCGCAATTTGAATATGCTGATGCGCTTAAAGGTGAACAGCCAAGTTGGGGTACATACATCTTTGATTTCGCTAAACGTGAAGTCCATAGCTTCCTGATTTCTTCAGCTAATTTCTGGATCAAAGAGTTCCATGGCGATGGTATCAGAGTTGATGCTGTTTCAGCTATGTTATACCTAGACTTTGATAAGCCAAATGGTAGTGTCCGTAATATTTATGGCGGCAACGAGAACCTTGAAGCTATTGAATTCTTAAGGCGCGTTAATTCCATTTTGCGTGATCGTTATCCATATTGTTTGTTGATCGCTGAGGAATCAACAGCTTATCCTGGTATTACTAAGAGTGCTCAAGAAGGCGGATTAGGCTTTACACATAAGTGGAATATGGGTTGGATGCACGATACTTTAGACTATTACAGTCTTGATTATCTCTATCGTGTCTATCACTACCATATGTTGACATTCTCGCTTACCTACGCATTTAGTGAGAATTTTGTCTTGCCATTTTCACATGATGAAGTTGTCCATGGCAAGAAATCTATTTTGGGTCGTCAGCAAGGTGACTTGTGGCGACAGATGGCAAGTGTACGTTCCTTGTATGCATGGCAGATTGGTCATCCAGGCGCTAAATTGAACTTCATGGGGTATGAGCTAGGTCAATTTGCCGAATGGAACTTTAATGAGCAATTGGATTGGCATTTGTTGCAATATGAGCATCATGCTAAATTACATAATTACATTCGTTGCTTGAACCATATTTATCTCAATGAACCTGCTTTATGGACCAAGGAGCATGACTGGTCAGGCTTCAAGTGGTTACAGGTCAACGATGCGAAGAATTCTGTCTATGCATATGCTCGTTTTGCTAATAAGAAAGAAGATACGCTTGTGTTTATTTTCAATAACACACCTGCTGTATTGGAGCATTACAAGCTTGAATTGCCATATTATGGTCAATATGACGTTATCCTAAATTCAGACGATTCTGAATGGTTCGGTTCTCAGAACTTAGATGATTTTAAGAGTTTACAAACATCAACTTTGACTGAAGATATTGCTGCTAAGGATTATGCCCAGACTAAGAAAGAATTTGACAAGAAATTGGCTAAATTCTCCAAAGAGCATGCTAAGATGCAAAAGTCGTTAGCTACGTTAAAGGAAGAATATCTTGAGCTTTTGCACGAGCAAGCTAACTACGGCAGGTTGCTACCTATGAGCTTGGATGAAGTGAAGAATTTGCATTATCCAGAGCTAAAGTATTACAATTTACCTGACTTAGCAATGTCTGAACTACAAGAATTGACAGCCCCATATGCTAGTACTGAGTTGACTTTGCCACCGTTGTCAGTCTTAATTTTGAAATACAAAGGCGAAGCTAAAACTGATTAG